GAGACTAGAATTAAAAATAAGAGGGTAAGAGGAGCAGCCATACAGGACACACTCATAAGAACCATCCTGAATTAAAATATAGTTTGGATCACGATTAAAAGACCAACAcaccagcctaacctaacacatCAACCTCACCTCCCACACAGCCCCACAcaccactaacctaacctaacactgcACAGAGAACAACGCACCAGCTTCTTCCGGTCATCAACAGACTGGAGGTACTGCTGGTCGCCGGGGTGCAGGCCATCCTCGCGCTGCAGCCAGGGTTGGATAGATCGGTACTGCTCATAGAAGTTGTTCATGTCCGGCACCAAGTCCTTGATGACGTACATGTGAGGCAGAGGGTAGATCTTGGTGGCCTTGCTCAGGTTGGAGTCGATCTTACTGtgggtgaaaagagagagagtgcatgaaAGGGTAATTATAGTTTGGGTCATGTTTTGAATGATATAACAGTGTGGCTTTGTTagtaagagacagagagagaagttaTTTGGTATCTTAATGGTCTTGCTCAGGCTGGAATCACTCTTACtgtgggtgaagagagagagagagagagagagagagagagagagagagagagagagagagagagagagagagagagagagagagagagagagagagagagagagagagagagagagagagagagagagagagagagatgacgcaTGAAGGGATAGGTAAAGTATGGGTCATGTTTTGAATGATATaatagtgtgtgtttgttagtaagaaagagagagagagagagagagagagagagagagagagagagagagagagagagagagagagagagagagagagagagagagagagagagagagagagagagagagagagagagagagagagagagagaggttatttgGTATCTTGGTGGTCTTGCTAAAGCTGGAGTTGATCTTACtgtgaatgaagagagagggagaaagggaacagATTAAGggaaaggttaagttaggatcaTGTTTGTGATACTTGTGCTGAAGTGAACCAAGTGACTCCAGGTGGAAATTGAGTGTCACATGCATTGAATAGTCAACTCAGTCTCTCCCATGAGGTAAACGACATATTCCGAGACCCTAAGGACAAGTTCAGTGTCAGAATCTAACAAAAATCTCACTTCCTTCCACTCAGACCGAACAGCAAGACATTCCATGCTAGAGAAAGATAAATGACCGAGAGAGGCGCTGCGACCAGTTAACAAGCAGCTGCACCACCACCCCTGGCAAACGGGCTTCTCACAGTTCCTAGGCACATGATAAGCATGGTCACTtgcctcacttcacctcagagatggagtgatggaggaacTGGAGTGGCTGGATAGGAGTGAGATTTCCAGagactttcacacacacacacacacacacacacacacacacacacacacacacagacgatcTCATACCTGATACAAGCCAGAGTATTGACGCCACCAATGTTCATACTGCAGGAGCCACAGATGCCCTCCCTGCAGGACCGgcggaaggtgagggaagggtcgATCTCGTTCTTGATCTTGAGTAGGGCGTCCAGCACCATGGGGCCACACCTGGGGGGAGGAAGGCAAGGTGCAGTGAGGCTttaatccttccctctccttgtttGTAtgagcctaacctaatctaacttaatcatGGGGTTGCacgtaagggagggaaggcactTTGGAGGAGAAGACAAGGTGAAGTAAGGCTTGTATTGAGTGTAATGCTTCCCTCTCCTTGTCTATAtaacaaacctaacttaatctaagctaacttaacctaacccaacagtCCCTGAGGCCGCTCCACCACACTAGGCGCCaaagaacctaacctaacaatccCTTAATACCATGATGTAATGCAACCTTTAATTATAGACactaaaactaacctaacctaaccatcccTTATtaatcataacctaacctaacctttcatTATAGACACCAAACCTAACTATCCCTTAAAatcataacttaacctaatttaacctaacctaactatccCTTAATatcataacttaacctaagctaacctataATTAGAgatatctaacctaacctaacctaacgatcTCTTGACCCCTTCACTGTGATTCAagacaattaacagcaccagaagtaatgcaagAAATCTTAATAAGCAtctagaagaaagaaggggattaaaagaatacattttgcaatttctacccatttTCAAGATTGGAGgtagctgtagaacaagtaaagatgctCAGGGTTattagtaatgaaggaaagatgtactAAATTGCAGCCAAAGCATTAAAAATCTAAACTAAAGATGCTCAGGGTTATTAGTAACGAAGGAAAGATGTACTAAATTGCAGCCAAAGCATTAAAAATCTAAACTATCATCAcagacactaacctaacctaacctaacgactCAGTCATaaccaaaacctaacctaaccatcccTAAGGACGCCCCAACACCGCCTCTAAGGGCCGGACACTCACGCATTCAGGTCCACCTCATAGGTCTGCATGTGTGGCTTGTCCCCGGCCTTCTCAGGGTCCCAGCGGTACACGGCAAACTTCTTGATTCTCTTCTCTGGAGTTGGTTCgggtgccgccgccgccgctgtacTCTGGCATCTTACCTGCGGTTGTagatgtagtagtggtggagagagagagagagagagagagagagagagagagagagagagagagagagagagagagagagagagagagagagagagagagagagagagagagagagagagagagagagagagagaatggtaataatgatagctaggtgatggtagtaataatagtaataatagaagcaatagtagtagtagtagtagtagtttaattaTGAACACACGAGACAAATAAACTATATGAATacaataaacagaagaaaattaaatagaatcacaaattaaaaaaaaggagtatCAAATGTAAGCCAACCTGACCCGGCACTGAGAACACCAGCCAGCCTGTCATGACACCAGGGCTACAGTGAGCTAAGAGTGTCGCAGGAAGAgttaaaaacaaagagaaaacaataaaggcGTGGAATCAAAACACAGACCATTAAATTTGACCTAACGTAAGGAAACCCAGACAGCCTTATGAATATTGTGCAATAGACTGAGTTTGGATGTTAATAtatggagtgaaaaaaaaataaataaaataaataaaaaaataaaataaaaataaaataaataaatataaaaatacaaatatatataaataaataatcataaataaaacaaagtgtATGACAAttaaaacctaacctatcttgaCTTGACATAAGTAAACCCAGACATCCTTACGAATATTGTAAAACAGACAAGTTTGTGGAGTAATCATTtgcataaataataacaaatccAAAACGCACTGAACcacaaataaaagttaaaatctAACCTAAGTTGCCGTGACATGCGGGAGACGCACACACCACCAACAACGTCCTGCAACACACCGAGTTAGTAACACTGAGTTGACCAGATAAAATATATCCAAAGAACGCAAATAAACTAAAACATAACATAACtttaaataaacacaactagctttaaaaaaactttaatagACCACGTTAGGGACATTATATTATAACAGAGAGGTATTATAATGTCAAATAAGGCGAGTTTCCCGGAGACGGGTTGGTTACATCACCACCCACCAATCAGCTGATACTCACGGCCTggccccaaaacacacacacacgcacgcacaaacctTCACACGTGTTTCAGGATAATACATATCATATATAAACATACTGGTTGCTACTTAAAAGTCTTCTTTTCACTACTTACCGCGACCTGACGGCACACGGAGCCGAAAGTGCCTGAGGAAAACAGACGTACCGACGAGCTGGCCATTGCGAGGACACTGAAgcggtggcgctggtggtggtcgttTCATGGTTCAAGTATCCCTAATGGCGATATTTAttaccctgcacttttttaAGTTTCAGCTATTATTCTTTACAAAAAAAGCTACGAAAAATTAGTGTTTCTTATTATATACTTTATGATTTCACTTTTAATTGCAATCTCAATATTTCTCTAATACATAAAATAGGTATtgtaaatatttctttcttatcacgCCATATTCCTAGATATGGAATTAGAAATCATACTAATAAATTACTTAAGGCTTTTATCAATAAACAAACGTGCAAATGACCAGTATagatattctggaaatgtttcataAAAGGGTAAAATTCTTCGTAACAAGGAAATTTCCCTGCAGAGGACCCACGACCAGAGAAAGATGGTTACCCGTTATACAATTGTTACCTCACAACCTTACGTCAATACTGCCATTTACTGGACCTTGGCATGTGATAACTGGGTCTCCTTAGCTAACTGATTCCCTGTCCTTATTGAAATTTTCCTCTTTTGGACgttagagggaagagaagaagaatttagTCGAGTTTGGACAAAGAATTCTTCCTTACGTTttctaatagttttttttttttctcctagcATATTACGTCTTCGTCTAATAGCTAATTCTATCTACGTAATATGTTCGTAATGATTCACTATGTCCTCTAATACTTAATTCGACCTCTATCTCCTGTATTCAAATAGCTATTTATTGCCTGCATCTAGGGTATTATATCATCTGTTACTCAATTCAGCCTTAGTAATGTCCGTAATGATTCCCTATGTCTAAAAATAGCTGATTCAGTCTAATAATGTATCCGTAATGATTCGCTCTCTCCTGATACCTAATCCTGACCCAGCCATCCTTTAATATTTTTGCCTCCTGCGTGACTTTAGGAAATTGAGAATCGTAGTTATAAATGAATGGGGTATCAATAATTTGCTAATGATTAATATCTCGCAGTTTGGACAGTGTTTCATAAGCTTCACATCTCTGCATTTGGGATCACCACAGCAAatccttcttctgctccttcgTCTTTCA
The sequence above is drawn from the Scylla paramamosain isolate STU-SP2022 chromosome 44, ASM3559412v1, whole genome shotgun sequence genome and encodes:
- the LOC135093990 gene encoding succinate dehydrogenase [ubiquinone] iron-sulfur subunit, mitochondrial-like; translation: MASSSVRLFSSGTFGSVCRQVAVRCQSTAAAAAPEPTPEKRIKKFAVYRWDPEKAGDKPHMQTYEVDLNACGPMVLDALLKIKNEIDPSLTFRRSCREGICGSCSMNIGGVNTLACISKIDSNLSKATKIYPLPHMYVIKDLVPDMNNFYEQYRSIQPWLQREDGLHPGDQQYLQSVDDRKKLDGLYECILCACCSTSCPSYWWNGDKYLGPAVLMQAYRWIIDSRDEHSEERLKRLRDPFSVYRCHTIMNCTKTCPKGLNPGRAIAEIKKLLSGIAKKGEPGLNAMGASN